In the genome of Leeuwenhoekiella sp. MAR_2009_132, one region contains:
- a CDS encoding S9 family peptidase codes for MFKSYLGILLVALMCFSNLTVSAQTSALSVEKIMKDPKWMGNFPENVQWGTQSNTIYFNYNPDGNTSDSLYKIEVNKLDNIQKVSLAERKAMISSYGSFNSSKTKKLYTKDNALYLYDVAKNESSLIVNLGARLGDATFLSDENKIAFTFENNAYVFNTAKGSLEKLTNFKEGKATDDKDKKLSDKNKWLKEENLGLLQIVREREEQDSLSKAYREMTADPEPFVFYSGEQSINTLQVAPNANFVTIVLTKRDRGESTNVPNYVDASGYTEDLRARSKVGDDKTEASLAIYNRKKDTVYSVDPSKLTGITDLPDYVSDYPDKEWEAKEREVIVSQAIFSNDGSKAIVNVRSKDNKDRWIALLNLEDGSLKTLDRQRDEAWIAGPGIGWSFGGGTLGWLPDNKHIYFQSEESGYSHLYLLDVNSGKKKALTQGKYEVFDPFLSNDKKSWFLTTSEVNAGERHFYKMPVMGGTMRQLTTLPGNNEVALSPDEKYMAIRNSYSNKPWELYFKKTSASETAKQLTSGQSDAFKSYPWRIPENIQFKAADGAMVPARLYVPETSVKNGAAVVFVHGAGYLQNAHKWWSSYFREYMFNNMLTDLGYTVIDIDYRASSGYGRDWRTGIYRHMGGKDLSDQVDGVQYLIKNYGINPEKIGIYGGSYGGFITLMALFNEPDTFKAGAALRSVTDWAHYNHGYTANILNEPTQDPIAYKRSSPIYFAEGLQGDLLIEHGMVDTNVHFQDVVRLTQRLIELEKDNWELAVYPVESHGFIEPSSWTDEYKRILKLFNKSLLGK; via the coding sequence ATGTTTAAATCCTATTTAGGCATCCTTCTGGTTGCCCTTATGTGCTTCAGCAATCTTACTGTTTCTGCTCAAACCAGCGCTCTTTCCGTAGAAAAAATAATGAAAGATCCTAAATGGATGGGTAACTTTCCTGAAAATGTACAGTGGGGAACGCAAAGCAACACCATCTATTTTAATTACAACCCTGACGGGAATACAAGCGATAGTCTCTATAAAATAGAAGTTAACAAACTTGATAATATTCAAAAAGTGTCGCTCGCTGAGCGCAAAGCGATGATTAGCTCGTATGGCAGTTTTAATAGTTCAAAAACTAAAAAACTATATACTAAAGACAATGCCCTCTACCTCTATGATGTAGCGAAAAATGAATCTAGTTTAATAGTAAATCTGGGGGCACGATTGGGCGATGCTACTTTTCTTTCAGATGAAAATAAAATCGCTTTTACGTTTGAAAACAATGCGTATGTTTTTAATACTGCAAAAGGAAGTCTAGAAAAACTTACCAATTTTAAAGAAGGAAAAGCTACAGACGATAAGGATAAAAAGTTATCTGATAAAAATAAATGGTTGAAAGAAGAAAACCTAGGCCTGTTGCAGATCGTAAGAGAGCGCGAAGAACAGGACTCTCTTTCTAAAGCCTACCGCGAGATGACAGCAGACCCAGAACCGTTTGTCTTTTACTCGGGCGAACAATCTATTAACACTTTACAGGTTGCTCCTAACGCAAATTTTGTAACTATTGTATTGACAAAGCGCGATCGTGGAGAAAGCACTAATGTACCTAATTATGTAGATGCGTCAGGTTATACCGAAGATTTACGTGCACGCAGCAAAGTAGGCGATGATAAAACCGAAGCTTCTTTAGCTATTTACAACCGTAAAAAAGATACGGTATATAGTGTAGACCCTTCAAAATTAACGGGAATTACAGATTTACCTGATTATGTTTCTGATTACCCGGATAAAGAGTGGGAGGCTAAAGAACGTGAAGTTATTGTATCGCAAGCTATCTTTTCTAACGACGGCAGCAAAGCCATTGTAAATGTGCGTTCTAAAGATAATAAAGACCGCTGGATTGCGCTTTTAAACCTTGAAGATGGAAGTCTTAAAACCTTAGATCGCCAGCGTGATGAGGCCTGGATTGCCGGCCCGGGAATCGGCTGGTCTTTTGGTGGCGGTACTTTAGGCTGGTTGCCAGATAATAAACATATTTATTTTCAGTCTGAAGAAAGTGGGTACTCACACCTGTATCTGCTAGATGTAAATAGCGGTAAGAAAAAAGCCCTCACACAAGGGAAATATGAGGTTTTTGATCCGTTTTTATCTAACGATAAAAAGTCGTGGTTTTTAACCACATCAGAAGTAAATGCGGGTGAGCGTCACTTTTATAAAATGCCGGTGATGGGCGGTACTATGAGGCAGCTTACTACGCTTCCCGGCAACAATGAAGTTGCACTATCTCCAGACGAGAAGTATATGGCGATACGTAATTCATATAGTAACAAACCCTGGGAACTCTATTTTAAGAAAACCTCAGCTTCAGAAACCGCTAAGCAACTTACTAGTGGCCAGTCTGATGCCTTTAAAAGTTACCCGTGGCGCATACCTGAAAACATACAATTTAAAGCTGCAGATGGTGCTATGGTACCTGCACGCCTGTATGTTCCTGAAACTTCAGTAAAAAATGGTGCTGCGGTAGTATTTGTACACGGCGCAGGCTATTTGCAAAATGCACATAAGTGGTGGTCTAGCTACTTTAGAGAATACATGTTTAATAATATGTTAACCGACCTGGGGTATACCGTTATCGATATTGATTACCGTGCCAGTTCCGGTTATGGTCGCGATTGGAGAACAGGAATTTATCGCCATATGGGCGGAAAAGATCTTTCTGACCAGGTAGATGGTGTACAATACCTCATCAAAAATTACGGTATAAATCCTGAAAAAATAGGTATTTACGGCGGAAGCTATGGTGGTTTTATAACATTAATGGCACTTTTTAACGAGCCGGATACATTTAAAGCCGGTGCTGCTTTGCGCTCTGTTACAGACTGGGCACATTACAATCATGGCTATACAGCAAATATTTTAAACGAACCTACTCAAGACCCAATAGCCTATAAGCGCTCTTCTCCTATTTATTTCGCCGAAGGCTTACAGGGAGATTTACTAATAGAGCATGGTATGGTAGATACTAACGTTCATTTTCAGGATGTGGTGCGGTTAACACAACGCTTAATCGAGCTGGAAAAAGACAACTGGGAACTAGCAGTTTACCCGGTAGAAAGTCACGGTTTTATAGAACCCAGCAGCTGGACAGATGAGTATAAACGTATTCTAAAGTTGTTTAATAAAAGTTTACTTGGAAAGTAA
- the bglX gene encoding beta-glucosidase BglX, producing MKNTLPKLLLIIAIASFGTAFSQNQQRIPEVEELLKKMTLEEKIGQLNLLTPGGGVATGSVVSKNVEEKIKAGNVGGLFGVSGPDKIRQAQEIAVKKTRLGIPLLIGSDIIHGYKTTFPIPLGLSSSWDLELIEKTAQVAAKEATADGINWNFSPMVDVSRDPRWGRISEGAGEDPYLGSQIAKAMVHGYQQTDLSDEATMISTVKHFALYGASEAGREYNTTDMSRVRMYNEYLPPYKAALDAGAESVMSSFNDVDGVPASGNKWLLTTLLREQWGFDGFVVSDYTSVNEMVAHGMGDLQAVSALSINAGLDMDMVGEGFLTTLKKSVDEGNVSEETITQACRRILVAKYKLGLFKDPYKYSDSKRPKRDILTAENRQLAREAARKSFVLLKNENNILPLAKNANIALIGPLADNKNNMLGTWAPTGDPQLSIPVLPGLKNVAPNAKITYAKGANISNDSAFAKKVNVFGPRIDISEQTPDSLLEEALAAAKTADIIVAVVGEATEMSGEAASRTDITIPESQKVLIRALAETGKPLVLVLMSGRPLVIEEELALPVSILQVWHPGIEAGNAIADALFGDYNPSGKLTATWPRNVGQIPIYHSEKNTGRPAPTAAFEKFKSQYLDVPNAPLLPFGFGLSYTSFAYKNITINKKEVAQGEPVVIQVDVTNTGDYDGTEIVQVYLHDVVRTLAPPKRTLKGFKNVFLKKGETKTVTLTLEADDLKFYNGSLDFVAEAGEFEIFVGGDSNASLKETFTLN from the coding sequence ATGAAAAATACACTCCCTAAATTACTACTCATTATAGCAATCGCAAGCTTCGGTACTGCATTCTCCCAAAATCAGCAACGCATTCCTGAAGTAGAAGAATTGCTAAAAAAAATGACGCTTGAAGAAAAAATAGGTCAACTTAACTTATTAACTCCGGGTGGCGGGGTTGCTACCGGTTCGGTGGTAAGTAAAAATGTTGAAGAAAAAATTAAAGCCGGAAACGTAGGTGGTTTATTCGGCGTTTCAGGACCTGACAAAATAAGACAGGCGCAGGAAATCGCCGTAAAGAAAACCCGTTTGGGAATTCCGCTTTTAATAGGTTCAGACATCATACATGGTTATAAAACTACATTTCCTATTCCGTTAGGATTATCCAGTAGCTGGGATTTAGAATTGATTGAAAAAACAGCTCAGGTTGCTGCTAAAGAAGCAACAGCAGACGGTATCAACTGGAATTTCTCTCCTATGGTAGATGTATCGCGTGATCCACGCTGGGGACGTATTTCTGAAGGAGCCGGTGAAGACCCGTATTTAGGATCTCAAATTGCAAAGGCAATGGTTCATGGGTACCAGCAAACCGATTTATCTGACGAAGCTACAATGATTTCTACTGTAAAACATTTTGCGTTGTATGGCGCTTCAGAAGCGGGTCGCGAGTACAACACTACCGATATGAGTAGAGTACGTATGTATAATGAATATTTACCTCCTTACAAAGCTGCTTTAGACGCAGGTGCAGAGAGTGTAATGAGTTCGTTTAACGATGTTGACGGTGTTCCTGCAAGTGGTAACAAATGGCTATTAACTACACTATTGAGAGAACAATGGGGTTTTGATGGTTTTGTAGTTTCAGATTATACTTCAGTAAATGAGATGGTGGCTCACGGTATGGGCGATTTGCAGGCAGTTTCTGCACTTTCAATAAATGCAGGCCTTGATATGGATATGGTGGGTGAAGGTTTCCTTACTACTCTAAAAAAATCTGTTGATGAAGGTAACGTTTCCGAAGAAACAATCACACAAGCATGTCGTCGTATTCTGGTTGCTAAATATAAATTGGGACTGTTTAAAGACCCCTATAAATACTCAGACAGCAAGCGACCTAAACGTGATATACTAACTGCTGAAAACAGGCAATTAGCCAGAGAAGCTGCTAGAAAGTCGTTTGTTTTGTTAAAGAATGAAAACAACATACTTCCGTTAGCAAAAAATGCAAACATTGCGTTGATAGGTCCTTTAGCTGATAATAAAAATAACATGTTGGGAACATGGGCGCCTACTGGTGACCCACAACTATCTATTCCTGTTTTACCTGGATTGAAAAATGTAGCCCCAAATGCTAAAATCACCTATGCAAAAGGAGCAAATATTTCTAATGATTCCGCTTTTGCGAAAAAAGTAAATGTGTTCGGCCCGCGAATCGATATTTCAGAACAAACTCCCGATAGCCTTTTAGAAGAAGCTTTAGCAGCAGCTAAAACAGCAGATATTATTGTTGCTGTTGTAGGTGAAGCGACAGAAATGAGCGGGGAAGCAGCGAGCAGAACAGACATTACAATACCTGAAAGTCAAAAAGTATTAATACGTGCTCTCGCAGAAACAGGCAAGCCTCTGGTTCTTGTTTTGATGAGTGGTCGTCCACTGGTTATTGAAGAAGAATTGGCTTTACCGGTAAGTATTTTACAGGTATGGCATCCCGGTATTGAAGCCGGTAATGCTATTGCAGATGCGCTTTTTGGAGACTACAATCCATCTGGAAAGTTAACCGCTACCTGGCCTCGTAATGTAGGGCAAATCCCTATTTACCACAGTGAGAAAAATACCGGTCGCCCGGCTCCTACTGCAGCCTTTGAGAAGTTTAAATCTCAATATTTAGATGTACCTAATGCTCCTTTATTGCCTTTTGGTTTTGGTTTGAGCTATACTAGTTTTGCCTATAAAAACATTACTATTAATAAGAAAGAAGTAGCACAGGGCGAACCTGTAGTAATACAGGTAGATGTTACAAACACGGGCGATTATGACGGTACAGAAATCGTACAGGTTTATCTTCACGATGTAGTACGTACTCTCGCTCCACCTAAGCGAACACTTAAAGGGTTTAAAAATGTATTTTTAAAGAAAGGTGAAACAAAAACGGTAACCTTAACTTTAGAAGCAGATGATCTTAAATTCTATAACGGCTCGCTTGATTTTGTTGCAGAAGCCGGGGAATTTGAAATTTTTGTAGGCGGCGACAGCAATGCTTCATTAAAAGAAACGTTTACGTTAAACTAA
- a CDS encoding alpha/beta hydrolase: MKRQISILFLFLVTGILTQAQEQYVGQIYADLVKSTHTYSDSLKLDFYTAKENEKDAARPLIVLVHGGGFSGGQRDNPLEVKFAQTMAAKGYAVASISYTLTRKGKATGFGCACPASEKMETFKQTTADILKAISYLKNTTEFSFDTQKIILAGSSAGAEGILNTAYMANHPEFKSLGDFARIAAVVSLAGAVVDARYITKYNAVPGIFIHGDADNLVPYNSQPHHFCSAETPGFLPLDGDAFIAERLKNLDASYSLLTAEGGNHDWANLGYAFTNEIAQFLNDVIIKGEKIQNTEVITQK; the protein is encoded by the coding sequence ATGAAACGCCAGATCAGTATTCTTTTTTTATTCCTGGTTACAGGAATACTTACACAAGCACAAGAACAATATGTAGGTCAGATATATGCTGATCTGGTTAAATCTACACATACCTATTCTGATTCATTAAAATTAGATTTTTATACTGCTAAGGAGAATGAGAAAGATGCAGCCAGACCCTTAATTGTTTTAGTTCACGGTGGTGGTTTTTCTGGTGGCCAACGTGACAATCCTTTAGAAGTTAAATTTGCTCAAACAATGGCTGCAAAAGGCTATGCAGTAGCTTCTATAAGTTATACGCTTACGCGAAAAGGCAAAGCAACAGGTTTTGGTTGTGCGTGTCCCGCTTCAGAAAAAATGGAAACTTTTAAACAAACGACTGCAGATATTTTAAAAGCTATTTCATATCTAAAAAATACTACTGAATTCAGTTTTGATACTCAAAAAATAATCCTTGCAGGTAGCAGCGCTGGTGCTGAAGGTATTTTAAATACCGCCTATATGGCAAACCATCCTGAATTTAAAAGTCTTGGAGACTTCGCCAGGATAGCTGCGGTTGTGTCTCTTGCCGGAGCTGTGGTTGATGCACGATATATTACAAAATACAATGCTGTTCCCGGAATATTCATTCACGGAGACGCAGATAACTTAGTCCCGTATAACAGTCAACCCCACCATTTTTGCAGCGCAGAAACCCCGGGATTTTTACCTTTAGATGGTGATGCTTTTATCGCAGAACGTCTTAAAAATCTAGATGCTTCCTACAGTCTACTCACGGCAGAAGGCGGAAATCATGACTGGGCAAATCTGGGTTATGCTTTTACAAATGAAATTGCACAGTTTTTAAATGATGTAATTATTAAAGGCGAAAAGATTCAGAATACAGAAGTTATTACCCAAAAATAA
- a CDS encoding prolyl oligopeptidase family serine peptidase gives MKIKLTFFIALIYSVSMTAQDSFEAAVYHSAEDSLQYRIQYPLNYDETKEYPLILFLHGAGERGSDNTSQLTHGAKVFATTGNRNAFPAIVIFPQCPANSYWANVDVDRSTYPIGITFHPEKKPTPHLKMAVELVDSFIKKGKVDTSRVYVAGLSMGGMGTYEIVQRNPKMFAAAIAICGAGSTSEVNNYATQTPFWVIHGAEDNVVNPVYSLQMAQALLEAGAKPRVTVYEHANHNSWDSAFAEPDFLQWLFSHTKQN, from the coding sequence ATGAAAATAAAACTCACATTCTTTATAGCACTTATATATTCTGTAAGTATGACGGCTCAGGATAGTTTTGAAGCTGCCGTTTATCACAGTGCAGAAGACAGTTTACAATACCGTATTCAGTATCCATTAAATTATGATGAGACTAAAGAATATCCATTAATTCTGTTCTTGCACGGTGCAGGAGAGCGTGGGTCAGACAATACATCTCAATTAACACACGGCGCAAAAGTGTTTGCAACTACCGGTAATCGCAATGCGTTTCCGGCAATTGTAATTTTTCCGCAGTGCCCTGCAAATTCGTATTGGGCAAATGTAGATGTAGACCGTAGCACCTATCCTATTGGCATCACCTTTCACCCCGAAAAAAAGCCAACACCGCATCTTAAGATGGCAGTAGAATTAGTGGATTCTTTCATTAAAAAAGGTAAAGTAGATACCTCTAGAGTTTATGTTGCCGGCCTTTCGATGGGTGGTATGGGTACGTATGAAATCGTACAACGCAACCCAAAAATGTTTGCTGCAGCAATCGCAATTTGTGGTGCAGGAAGTACAAGCGAAGTAAATAATTATGCTACTCAAACTCCATTTTGGGTAATTCATGGTGCAGAAGATAATGTGGTAAACCCTGTGTATTCATTGCAAATGGCGCAGGCACTACTTGAAGCCGGTGCAAAACCCCGAGTAACGGTTTATGAACACGCTAATCACAACAGTTGGGATTCGGCATTTGCTGAACCCGATTTTTTACAATGGCTTTTTAGTCACACTAAACAAAACTAA
- a CDS encoding DUF1206 domain-containing protein, translated as MNSKKNIYARSGLFAKAILFLSIGVITAMEAFGLGGFKAGSFTLMDVLAKQEFGNALLILWAVALFGYVFWRVYETIVDNEGYGTSIIGLGQRIGFCFGGLVYAFLAVSALQVVFNPDGSSYLTTTDFQKFIHTDFGRICVVGAALGMMGGALNEFYIAFSGIFKKTINIDAIRPKLQRAVMSFGTIGYASRGFTVSIAALLLLDSAYTTRDITSANKEAAFSFMQYAFGDLILGLIAIGFIVYSMYVFVEVRYRKIDM; from the coding sequence TTGAATTCTAAGAAAAATATTTATGCCCGTTCGGGGCTTTTTGCAAAGGCAATTCTCTTTTTATCAATTGGGGTTATTACCGCTATGGAAGCTTTTGGCCTGGGCGGTTTTAAAGCAGGCAGCTTTACCCTTATGGATGTTTTAGCTAAACAGGAATTTGGAAACGCCTTGCTTATATTGTGGGCAGTAGCCCTTTTTGGGTATGTTTTCTGGCGGGTTTATGAAACTATTGTTGATAATGAGGGCTATGGTACGAGTATTATAGGTTTAGGCCAGCGTATCGGATTTTGTTTTGGTGGTCTAGTTTATGCGTTTTTAGCTGTCAGCGCGTTGCAAGTGGTATTCAACCCAGATGGATCAAGCTATTTAACAACCACAGATTTTCAAAAGTTTATTCATACAGATTTTGGTAGAATTTGTGTTGTAGGAGCGGCTTTAGGGATGATGGGAGGTGCTTTAAATGAGTTTTATATCGCTTTTTCGGGTATTTTTAAAAAGACTATAAATATAGATGCCATACGCCCTAAACTTCAAAGAGCGGTGATGAGTTTTGGTACTATAGGGTATGCCTCTCGCGGTTTTACAGTAAGTATAGCTGCATTACTTTTACTGGACTCAGCATATACCACCCGCGATATTACGAGCGCAAATAAAGAAGCTGCATTTTCATTTATGCAATATGCCTTTGGCGACCTTATTTTAGGGTTAATCGCCATAGGCTTTATCGTTTATTCCATGTATGTATTTGTTGAGGTGCGCTACCGTAAAATTGATATGTAA
- a CDS encoding phosphatase PAP2 family protein, with amino-acid sequence MPKITLSLLLILLLKVAPAFAQDSLFVAFNTDKKNTLWNDFTYDMGNVVGGVGFAYSRPLHWQGDDFLRFGGVAAGTTGLFLLDDEIRKALVSHKDDVPPLLLDFGYYSGAPQNNYGITGAVYLTGLFTKNEKLRRTGVLMIASATAAGVVQQISKSLVGRARPGAGFGNHHFKPFGGSSSYRSFPSGHAVLTFTTTYSIAKQFDNKWIKGGIIGVGLIPGLTRIYEEAHWASDVALSWAMSAFIVEAIDKYLDRKYEQKYNPDLAAKESNFEWNLTFSGDQIGVVLQF; translated from the coding sequence CTCCTGCCTTTGCTCAGGATAGCCTTTTTGTTGCCTTTAACACCGATAAAAAAAATACATTATGGAATGATTTTACCTATGATATGGGTAATGTAGTAGGGGGTGTAGGTTTTGCGTATTCAAGACCGTTGCATTGGCAGGGTGATGATTTTCTAAGGTTTGGAGGTGTTGCTGCAGGAACTACAGGTCTTTTTTTACTAGATGATGAGATACGCAAAGCACTCGTTTCTCATAAAGATGATGTGCCGCCTCTTCTTTTAGATTTTGGCTATTATTCTGGAGCACCCCAGAATAATTATGGAATTACGGGAGCGGTTTACCTCACGGGTTTATTTACTAAAAATGAGAAATTAAGACGTACCGGAGTTTTAATGATAGCCTCAGCAACTGCCGCGGGTGTTGTACAACAAATAAGTAAATCACTGGTAGGTAGAGCGCGACCGGGAGCCGGTTTTGGAAATCACCATTTTAAACCTTTTGGCGGTAGTTCTTCATACCGTTCTTTTCCTTCCGGCCATGCGGTTCTTACGTTTACGACAACGTACTCGATTGCAAAGCAATTTGACAATAAGTGGATTAAAGGAGGTATCATAGGTGTTGGTTTAATACCGGGTTTAACCCGAATTTATGAAGAAGCACATTGGGCAAGTGATGTAGCTTTAAGTTGGGCAATGAGTGCATTTATTGTAGAAGCAATAGATAAGTATCTTGATAGAAAATATGAGCAAAAATATAACCCTGATCTTGCTGCTAAAGAATCAAATTTTGAATGGAATCTTACCTTCAGCGGAGATCAAATAGGAGTTGTACTTCAATTTTAG
- a CDS encoding glucoamylase family protein, with product MTKNAIYIILCFLILGCSSDSSDAVAEAPEENPGQGDGDENPTPQPELTDAELLDLTQQETFKYFWDFANAESGAARERYIPANPNQDQNTVTTGGTGFGLMGILVGIERNFVSRTEAVNRLSKILNFLENADRFHGAWSHWIHGSTGKALPFSTLDDGADLVETAFLAQGLITVGEYFKNGSTEEQALSELAFSLVDGIEWNWFTQGENVLYWHWSPNNEFAINLKLQGYNETLIAYILAAASQENSIAAEVYKQGWALNGNLKSSASAYGYPLEVKHAGSEQTGGPLFWAHYSYLGLNPFGLSDAYVNYETATVNHALSNYAYCVQNPLGWRDYGQNFWGLTASYTLNTDGSLGYKAHRPGNDTGVISPTAALSSFPYTPQESMAALRGFYSIKNILLGPAGFYDAFSPDQNYKVAEAYLAIDQGPILVMIENHRTGLLWNLFMRNERVQAGLEKLDFNYTVPQ from the coding sequence ATGACTAAAAACGCGATCTATATAATTCTTTGCTTTTTAATTCTAGGATGTTCTAGTGATAGCAGTGATGCTGTTGCAGAAGCTCCTGAAGAAAATCCCGGGCAAGGCGACGGCGATGAAAATCCTACTCCCCAGCCCGAGTTAACTGATGCAGAATTATTAGATCTTACACAGCAGGAAACTTTTAAATATTTCTGGGATTTTGCTAATGCAGAATCTGGAGCAGCTCGAGAACGCTATATTCCTGCAAATCCCAATCAGGATCAAAACACGGTCACTACAGGCGGAACGGGTTTTGGCTTAATGGGAATTCTGGTTGGGATAGAACGTAATTTCGTTTCACGTACAGAAGCGGTAAACCGCCTTTCAAAAATTTTAAATTTCTTAGAAAATGCAGATCGCTTTCACGGAGCCTGGTCGCATTGGATTCACGGTTCCACCGGAAAAGCGCTTCCATTTAGTACACTTGATGATGGAGCAGATTTAGTAGAAACCGCTTTTCTTGCTCAAGGTTTAATAACTGTTGGAGAATATTTTAAAAATGGTTCTACCGAAGAACAAGCACTTTCAGAACTCGCTTTTTCACTCGTTGACGGTATAGAATGGAATTGGTTTACTCAAGGTGAGAATGTATTGTATTGGCATTGGAGTCCTAACAATGAGTTTGCGATAAACCTAAAACTTCAGGGATACAATGAGACTTTAATCGCTTATATTTTAGCGGCTGCTTCGCAAGAAAATAGCATAGCCGCAGAAGTTTACAAGCAGGGCTGGGCATTAAACGGAAATCTAAAATCTAGTGCTTCGGCATATGGTTATCCATTAGAAGTAAAACACGCAGGTTCAGAACAAACCGGCGGTCCATTGTTTTGGGCACATTACTCCTACCTGGGATTAAATCCTTTTGGATTATCTGATGCCTACGTAAATTATGAGACCGCTACTGTAAATCACGCGTTGAGTAATTATGCCTATTGCGTGCAAAACCCTTTGGGATGGCGCGATTATGGTCAGAATTTTTGGGGATTAACAGCAAGTTACACGCTTAATACAGACGGAAGTCTGGGTTATAAAGCCCATCGTCCCGGTAACGATACCGGTGTGATCTCACCCACAGCTGCATTAAGTTCGTTCCCATACACACCACAGGAATCTATGGCAGCATTACGTGGATTTTATAGCATTAAAAACATCCTTTTAGGACCTGCAGGTTTTTACGATGCCTTTAGTCCAGATCAAAATTACAAAGTTGCCGAAGCATATCTAGCAATAGATCAAGGACCTATTTTAGTGATGATTGAAAATCACAGAACAGGGCTACTGTGGAACTTATTTATGCGTAATGAACGCGTGCAGGCAGGGCTTGAAAAACTCGACTTTAATTATACCGTACCTCAATAA
- a CDS encoding endonuclease/exonuclease/phosphatase family protein, with amino-acid sequence MKNCLTPLILLLCLTALNAQEISLMTYNIRLSTESDGDDAWSQRKEFLTSQVLFYAPDVMGVQEALPEQMDYLNHNLTGYKHIGVGREGENQGEFSALFYNAGKLEVLKSDTFWLSETPEKISTGWDAALPRICTYALFKDKTTQEEFYVFNTHFDHVGVEARKEAAALILQKMTELNTENAAVFLTGDLNLEPDSDPIAVLKTKLFDTNELAPRGAFGPSGTFNGFKFDEPVTRRIDYIFQGKSNTSQVLKHAVLSDSKDLHYASDHLPVYVLIKLQS; translated from the coding sequence ATGAAAAACTGTCTTACTCCATTAATTCTTCTTTTGTGCCTCACCGCATTAAATGCTCAGGAAATTAGTTTAATGACCTATAACATTAGATTGAGCACAGAATCTGATGGCGATGATGCCTGGAGTCAGCGTAAAGAGTTTTTAACTAGTCAGGTGTTATTTTATGCCCCAGACGTAATGGGCGTTCAAGAAGCTTTGCCTGAGCAGATGGATTATTTAAATCATAATCTTACAGGATACAAGCATATAGGTGTGGGGCGTGAAGGAGAGAATCAAGGCGAATTTTCAGCACTGTTTTACAATGCTGGTAAATTAGAAGTTCTTAAAAGCGATACGTTCTGGCTTTCTGAAACTCCCGAAAAAATCTCAACCGGCTGGGATGCTGCACTGCCACGTATTTGCACCTATGCTTTATTTAAAGACAAAACTACTCAGGAAGAATTTTATGTATTTAATACGCATTTTGACCACGTAGGTGTTGAAGCTCGCAAAGAAGCAGCTGCATTAATTCTGCAAAAAATGACCGAATTAAATACCGAAAATGCAGCGGTTTTTCTAACCGGAGATCTAAATCTCGAACCAGATAGTGATCCTATCGCGGTTTTAAAAACCAAATTATTTGACACAAATGAACTTGCTCCCAGAGGAGCTTTTGGACCATCAGGTACATTTAATGGTTTTAAATTTGATGAGCCGGTTACCCGACGTATAGATTATATTTTTCAGGGAAAAAGCAATACGTCTCAGGTTCTAAAGCACGCTGTTTTAAGCGATTCTAAAGATTTGCATTATGCCTCAGATCATTTACCGGTTTACGTATTGATCAAATTGCAATCTTAA